The segment GACTACTCGTCGGATGCGCACGCGTTCATCGAGACCAGCGACGAAAGAAGTCGCGGGTTCAGCATTGAAACGGTTGCCGTCTCCGAACCGACCACGCTCTCTTTTGGATTTCTCAGCCTGTTGGTGTGCGGAGTCAGCCGAAGATCAAGAGGCTGAAAACGGAATCAGCGACTAAGGCTGTAGTTTTAGTTTCTTATACATGATATGAGCGTCCACGTAATTGAAACGCGGATGGTAGAAGGCATCGGGAAGAGTTCCGACGATCGCAAACCCGTGTTTTTTCCAAAGGCGAATGGCTGCTTCGTTGGTGGCCACGACAAGGTTGTATTGCATGGCTTGAAAGCCGCGGATGATGGCTTTTTGCTGAGAGTGTTCACACATCGCCGATGCAACGCCTTTGCCTCGGGCTTTGTCCGAAACGACGTAGCCGCAATTGCTGACATGATTGCCGGGGCCGGCATGGTTGGCCTTAATGTAGTACGTCCCGATGACCTCGCGATCCTCGTTCAACGCAACAAAAGTCGCCAATGGTGATTCAACCCAAAAGTGGCGAGCCATCTCTTCGGTGATGTCTGTTGGGAAAGGGTAAGTCTCACCCGCGCGGAGCACGGGTTCGAGAATCTGCCAAGTTGCTGGCCAATCCGAGTCTTCAAATGGTCGTATCATCGCTAAAGATTTCGCGTCGGGTTCTGGGATCGCTGTTTGGGAAATAAGCATGTTCGACTCCATGATCGTTCATGCTGCAGTCGCAATTCCATCGGAAGGACAAGGCAGCGACTGGATGATACGTTGATGAACAACACGGCTATTCGTCTGGCGTAAACAGAGAATGCCGTGTCGGAAAGACTTTAGACTTCAGTCAAGATCTCGGCGTACGGCAATCGAGACTTCGGGAGATTGGCGTTGTAGTCTTCTTCTGGATCGTGATATCCGAGCGTCACGACGACAAGGCTAGAGTATCCCTTTTCACGGAGGCCAAGTTCTTCGTCGAGCACTTTGACGTCAATGCCTTCCATCGGAGTTGCGTCGATTCCCAACGTCGCGACGCCCAGCAAAAACTGACCAATGTTGAGGTAAACCTGTTTGTCGATCCAGTGCTGAACGTCCTTATAGTCCTGCTTGTGCAAGTTGACGAACATCTTGCGTCCACCGTGCATTTTCATTTTGAAAGATGGGTCAGCAGCGAAACGCCCGTCGCGGTCCTCCTGTTGCAGCACTCTTAGCAGAAAGTCCTCTTCAATCGCGAGTCGACTGGCGAATACCACTACGTGCGAAGCGTTGCGGATCGATGGACTGTTGAATGGATACAAATCGTCGGTGGAATTGGCGATGCGATCCTTGCCTTCTTCGGACGACGCCAAAATGAAATGCCAAGGTTGGGCATTGGTGCTCGATGGACTAAATCGAAGCAGCTCTTTGACCTTGCTGATGTTCTCCGGCGAGATCTTCTTTTCACGGTCGTAGGCCTTGGCTGTATAACGCTTTTTCGCGTAGTAGGTGATGTCCCTGTCCTCTGTTCCTGTTTGCGTTTGCGTGTCTAACATCTTTGTCTCCTTAAATGGCAGGTGTCAGAAAGCCGTTGTCGGTACGGCTGGCGGGATTGGTTGATGTCTCGACTGAGTTGGCAAAGCATTCTGCTTTCGCCTGAATGCTCAGTCGATATACCGCTCTGGCTTTCCAATTGGCGATGCTTTTTCCCGTAGCAACCTGTGTGCCAGTTGGAAACCGGCAGTAAACCGCGAAGATTCGATCAAAACGGAATCGGCGCTGCCCGCATGTGCGCAACTGTTCGGGACGAGCGCACTTTGTTCAAAGACACTGGACGTCTAGTCGTTAGCAATTGACGACAGTACTGATTCAATCGTCGTGACGATTTCCTTGCATTTGCTGGCATCAAGGCCATCCAAATGGGGGGGGCGAAGCGTTCGGAGTCGTTGTCGAAGTACATGCCTGTCGCATTCGCGAATTCCTCACCAAGCGCCGCGCGTGTGAGAATCCTTGCGCCGATAGCCAGATCCTTACCGTCTGCGCCGTAGGCTTCTTTCACCATTTTGCTGCCCAGGAACGACCCGGGATTCACGGCAATTATTGCGGGACCGTCGTTTCCCAGTTCCAACGCAAGATGTCGGGACCACATCGTTAACGCCAGCTTGCTCTGCGCGTAAGCTTGGCTGTCATCGAGCCGGGGTGTTCCAGCTAACGCGCCCAAATCAACCGGCGCTTGTGCCGCCGAAGAAAGATTGATGACTCGCCCATTCCTGTTCAGCGTCGGCAGTAGTCGTTGTGTCAGAAGCCAGGGAGCAATTGTGTTGACCATGAATCGCACGTCGAGCCCATCTTCGGTGACGGGACTGGAAACGGTGAAGACGCCTGCGTTGTTGATCAGAATGTCAATAACGCCATGCTGCTCGGAAACTGCCGCGGCGAGTGACTCCACCTCCGAAAGGCGAGACAAATCAGCTGCGTAAGTTTTGAGTTCCGTGCCCGTGAGTTGGATGTTCAAGGACTGTTTGGCAGAAGCGAGTTTCGAGGCGCTTCGACCGTGCAGCAACACCTCATGGCCTCGCGACAACAGCATTCTGGCAGTCTCTAGCCCGATGCCGCTGGTCGCGCCTGTAATGAGAATTCGTTTCGACATATCAGTTTCTTTCAAGTTGTATTCTCTAACTCTGCGTTTGAGAATCAGGCAGCAGTTCTCCGTAAGGAGAGGTGCCGAATACGTCAGAACCACAACTCACTGAGACGACCAGACTCCAGCTCATTGGCGTAACTCACGTAGTAGTTTCGATTCGGCGCGTTGTACTCTCTTGCCGCCAAACCGCGCAGCGCTTCGATCTTTACCTTCCGAGCCAGTTTTCTGTCGGCGTCGTCGAGCCACTTCAAATGGTCCGAGAGCTCCAACGCCCATTGGAATTCGCCTTTCTCCAACGCGGCTTGCATCTGGCTGGTCAGATTTTTGGTGCCGCCGGCAAGTTCAGCGATCTTCTGCGCTTTGATCTTGGGTTGCAAAGGGCTCAGCGTGGTCGGGTTTCCGTCGTACCAGCCGAGCAGCCCAGAGTAAATCGCTCTTACGGCATGGGGCACCGTGCCGTAGTATTCGATGAGGTAAGGCTTGTCTCTCAGACGCTCCGGCAGTTTAACTGCGTGCGCAAGTTGATCGGGGCCTTTGCCCGCGTTGATGCCGTTGACCGTTTGCTTGTAGATGCTGCCGATCGCTTCGCTGTAATCTTTCAGGGCCGTGGTCGCCTGCTCTTTGCCGCGGATCGGCATCGTGTGGCCCGGGACCAAAACCCGTGGCTCAAACTCAGCCATCTTCGCGACGCTTTCTGACCAGCTCAAAACGTCGCGATAGGCCGTGCCGCGAATCGCATACAGGTTGGGGAAAGAGCTATAGAAGTTGTCGCCCGCAAACAGAACTTGTTGCTTCGGCAGCCAGATGAACATCGCATCGTCGGTCTCTCCCGGACCGATGTGAAACTCGATTTCGACACCGGCGATCGTCGTCTTCAGACCACTGTTGGGGACTGTGACGTTGGGCGGAAGGTAACCTTTGCCGCCGTCGTGATCGGCAGTCATCGCCGGAGCCACACCTCGATTGGTACTTTCGAGTGCCGACAGGTCTCGCCCGAACTGGCGGAGATTGCGTTTCGCCTTCACCGTGCTGACGGCTTTGTTCACGCCTTCGGCCGACCCGAAACTTTCCGTACCGTAGATGTCCGGTGTTTCACCTTCGACGAAAGCCGACGCGCCGCCGATGTGGTCGCCATAACTGTGGGTGTAGATGATGGCTTTGACTGGTTTGTCGCTGTGTTTGCGAAAGGCTTCAAAGGCCTTGGCCGCGCTGGAGGGTCCTTTGAGCGTGTCGATGATGATCACGCCATCGTCCCCGACGATCATCGATGTGTTGGCTCCATGGAAGCCGACGGCAACGTAAACATTGTCCGCGACTTTGACGACTTTCTGCTGAAACTGTTGTTGTTGAGCATTGAGCATCCTCAACGCCGTTTTCGGTTCGACTTGCGTTTGGCCGTCGACGCTATTGGTTGCCATATTGGTCGTGATACCGGTGGTCAGCAGGACGATGAACGTCAGCCGGGTTGCGATAAGTTTTCTAAGCATCAGTTTTTCCTTTACAGCAGCAAACTGAATCGGGAGGGTCAAGGAATACGAATTGGGTTGAAGTCGGAACAGGTTGAGGTCGATCTGCGTATTGCCGAAACTGGAACTACTCAGGCTTGACGACGTTGGCTGATCCGGCGATCCCGCGAAACGCAGCGATGATTTGATTGTCACCCGCAGGACTCGCGTGATAGTGGTAGCCGCGAACGTCGTCGTAGTGCCCGCTACACTCATCCAGGTCCACAGGCTCTTTTCCGTCCTGATCGAGATGAGCGTAAATTCCAAATCCATCCAACGCGTAACCGATCATGGGAGCGTGGCCGTCGGGTTGCTCGATCTCTTTCGTGTTTCCCGTCGCCGCATGGTAGTGATAGCCAGCGTGCGGATTGACGTGCCCGCCCGAATGATCGAAAGGCGCAATCGTGTGGGCTTTGATGATGGCATGAATCGGAGCAGGCGGATCGTACTTGACGCCGTTGAACGCCACGCCGACAGGGCCATGTCCGTCGCCGACTTTCCGGAAGTCAGTCACCACTGAACGATAGGCTGGATTCACCGGAATAACATAGACGTTGTGATTGCTTTTCCATTCGACAACATCAGGAGGGCACTCGACGGCATGATTGTGATATCGCGGATCAACGTTGGGCCGCGCGGCCAGATCAAAAGCCTCTTTCGTGTCGGTGACTTTGATGCTTCCGTCTTCTCGCACAAGGTTCCACTCCGGGTCATCGTAGAGTTCGTCCAGATGAGCGATGAATTCTCCGGACACGTTGTACACGTGCCCATCCTTGATCCAGATCCCGCCCTTGTCTTCGCCGTCGGTCACATGCTTTGGAACCCACGGACCGATTGTGTGATCGGAGGGAACACTCCTGGTCGTGATGACATAACATTCTGCTCTACTGCCATCGCTGAGCGTGCGGATCTCCTTCTTGATCGGTTCGACCAGGCTGTCGGCGATAAAGTGCTCGGGGTTAACCGGTTGGACGACTTTCTGAGCGATCGTTTCGGCCTTCGGGCCACAACCAGTGCTGAGCACGACGACGCTTAGCAGTGCAACCAGCAATGGCAAAATCAGTTTGCCTTGACTATTCATTTCGATATTCCTCAAGGGTAAGGCTTCCTAATTTTCAATAACAACTTTACCCATGCCTTTGCCGCTTTCCAGACGAGCATGAGCTGCACTGGCTTCTTCAAGAGAGAAAAGTTTCTCATCCAGTACGGGTTTCAGTTCGCCGGCTTCGATGATCTCGGCCAGCTTGGTCAGGATCTCGCCATGCTGTTCACGCTTGAAATCATGCAGCATCGGAATCAGCATGAACACCACGTGCAACGACAATCCCTTGAAGTGAGCAGGAGTCAAATCCAACTCGCACATCGAAACCGTTGTGGCGACGTTGCCGTTGAGAGCGGAAGCCTCAAAGGACTTGGTAAGGTTTTCTCCACCGACTGAATCGTAAACAATGTCGAAACCGGATCCGTCGGTGTGCTTGGCCACGTAGTCTTCGACCGACTCCGATTTGTAATTGATGCCGGTCGCACCAAGCTTTTCAATGAGTGCCAACTGGCTGTCGCCGCCGCCTGTTGAGTAGACGTCGGCGCCCCAGTATTTGGCGAGTTGAACAGCGATGTGCCCCACGCCGCCGGAACCGCCGTGAACCAGAACTTTCTGTCCTTTTTTGATTCCCGCCCGAGTCAGACCTTCGTAAGCCGTGATGGCAACCAGCGGCAACGCGGCGGTTTCGGCCATCGACAGGTTCTTTGGTTTGCGAGCGATTAGTTTTGCGTCGGCAGCGATGTACTCCGCGAGCGTTCCCGGCAAGTCCGCCAGTCCGCCGGCGCAGCCGTAAACTTCGTCGCCGGCTGAAAAATCAGTGACGTCTTCACCGACGGCTTCGATCGTGCCGGCAAAGTCCATCCCGAGAATGGCGGGTGCCTCGGGTGAAAGCGGAAGGTCTTCCCCCATCTTGCGGATCATTGTGTCGACGGTGTTAACGCTTGATGCGGCGATCTTGACCAGGACGTGGCCGGATTTGACTTCTGGTTTGTCGACTTCGACCGCTTCGAACTTCGCGTCTTCGCCGTAAGTTTTGATGAGCATTGCTTTCATGATTTCTTCTCCATTTGTTGTATATTTGTTTCGTTTGCAAGTAGCAGTGGCGTCCCACGTGCTGCGTGATGGGTTGAGAGTTGGATGTAGGTGCAAGGTACCAGAATATGTCGCGGAACGATGGCGGAGACCAGGGTTTCAGCATTGGTTGCCGAAGTCATGTCCCCCTGAACGTTCAATGCGTCGCTGCAAGTGAGAGAAGGCGGGAGCTACTTGTCATCGCATGAGGTTCGCAAAGCCTGTGCCAACGACGAGACTTGGACTGGTCTGCCAGATCTTTAATTTTGGTGCCCAGATGTGCGCAGTCGTCGTCCTGAATGTCACGGAACGGACAATTTCAAAAATTGCGAAACCAGCTCTATCGCAAAACGGATGGCGTAGAATCGAACTTTGCCTGCCATTTAAGGCGGAATGAAATTTGCTATGATCGACAAATGTCAAAGTTTGGTTTGCTGAAAGTTTGGTTCGTCGGATGACGCCGACTACGAATTAGGCGATGGTCCAGAATCGCGAACCTTGCGAACGCGAGTCCTTTAAGAGAAAAGTTATGCTGGTTGTTGCTGGTGAAACCATTGTTGACCTAATTGAAGTAAGCGATCGCAAAGGTCAGTTTCAAGCTTTCACCGGCGGCGGGCCCTACAACGTCGCCAAAGGCGCTGCGAAGATGGAAGTGAAAACCGGCTATCTGTCACCAGTGTCGACCGACTCGTTCGGAGATGACTTTGTCGCCGAGATGGAGGAGTTGAACGTCATCGCGCTTTCGCCGCGATCAAATGCGCCGTCCGGATTGGCGATTGTCAAAAAAGACGCAACCGGCCACCCGTCGTACTCGTTCTATCGCGAGCGCACTGCCGATCGGGATATAGATTTGCAGCGAGTCAAGGCCGCGATGCCTTCGGCGGCGAAAGCTTTCTACATTGGCGGATTGGCAATCGCTCACGGTCAGGACGCCGACATTTGGGCAGAGTTTCTCAACGACGTGGCGTGTCCCGTGTTCGTGGATCCCAATATTCGCCCGACGTTTATCAAGGATCGCGAATCGTTCCTGCAGCGACTGGCGAAAATCTACGACGCTTCGCGTATCGTCAAGTTGTCCGATGAAGACATTGAGTGGATCGCGCCGGAAGTTCATCCGCACGACTACCTGGTCGAAGTCATGGACAAGCATGATGTCGCATTGGGCTTGCTGACAATGGGAGCCAAAGGAGCCCACGCGATCACGAAATCTGGGGGAGACGTTTTCGTGGCAGCTCCGGTCGTCGAAACCGTGGACACCGTCGGTGCAGGAGACTGTTTCTCGGCCGCAAGTCTGGCTTCCTTGCTTTGCAAGAATTCGATCGACAGCATCCCGACGAACGAGGTCCTGGCTGAAGTATTGAACTACGCTGTCACCGCGGCAGCCATCAACTGCAT is part of the Mariniblastus fucicola genome and harbors:
- a CDS encoding GNAT family N-acetyltransferase, producing the protein MLISQTAIPEPDAKSLAMIRPFEDSDWPATWQILEPVLRAGETYPFPTDITEEMARHFWVESPLATFVALNEDREVIGTYYIKANHAGPGNHVSNCGYVVSDKARGKGVASAMCEHSQQKAIIRGFQAMQYNLVVATNEAAIRLWKKHGFAIVGTLPDAFYHPRFNYVDAHIMYKKLKLQP
- the nfsB gene encoding oxygen-insensitive NAD(P)H nitroreductase, which translates into the protein MLDTQTQTGTEDRDITYYAKKRYTAKAYDREKKISPENISKVKELLRFSPSSTNAQPWHFILASSEEGKDRIANSTDDLYPFNSPSIRNASHVVVFASRLAIEEDFLLRVLQQEDRDGRFAADPSFKMKMHGGRKMFVNLHKQDYKDVQHWIDKQVYLNIGQFLLGVATLGIDATPMEGIDVKVLDEELGLREKGYSSLVVVTLGYHDPEEDYNANLPKSRLPYAEILTEV
- a CDS encoding SDR family NAD(P)-dependent oxidoreductase, yielding MKETDMSKRILITGATSGIGLETARMLLSRGHEVLLHGRSASKLASAKQSLNIQLTGTELKTYAADLSRLSEVESLAAAVSEQHGVIDILINNAGVFTVSSPVTEDGLDVRFMVNTIAPWLLTQRLLPTLNRNGRVINLSSAAQAPVDLGALAGTPRLDDSQAYAQSKLALTMWSRHLALELGNDGPAIIAVNPGSFLGSKMVKEAYGADGKDLAIGARILTRAALGEEFANATGMYFDNDSERFAPPIWMALMPANARKSSRRLNQYCRQLLTTRRPVSLNKVRSSRTVAHMRAAPIPF
- a CDS encoding alkyl/aryl-sulfatase; the encoded protein is MATNSVDGQTQVEPKTALRMLNAQQQQFQQKVVKVADNVYVAVGFHGANTSMIVGDDGVIIIDTLKGPSSAAKAFEAFRKHSDKPVKAIIYTHSYGDHIGGASAFVEGETPDIYGTESFGSAEGVNKAVSTVKAKRNLRQFGRDLSALESTNRGVAPAMTADHDGGKGYLPPNVTVPNSGLKTTIAGVEIEFHIGPGETDDAMFIWLPKQQVLFAGDNFYSSFPNLYAIRGTAYRDVLSWSESVAKMAEFEPRVLVPGHTMPIRGKEQATTALKDYSEAIGSIYKQTVNGINAGKGPDQLAHAVKLPERLRDKPYLIEYYGTVPHAVRAIYSGLLGWYDGNPTTLSPLQPKIKAQKIAELAGGTKNLTSQMQAALEKGEFQWALELSDHLKWLDDADRKLARKVKIEALRGLAAREYNAPNRNYYVSYANELESGRLSELWF
- a CDS encoding YHYH protein, which produces MNSQGKLILPLLVALLSVVVLSTGCGPKAETIAQKVVQPVNPEHFIADSLVEPIKKEIRTLSDGSRAECYVITTRSVPSDHTIGPWVPKHVTDGEDKGGIWIKDGHVYNVSGEFIAHLDELYDDPEWNLVREDGSIKVTDTKEAFDLAARPNVDPRYHNHAVECPPDVVEWKSNHNVYVIPVNPAYRSVVTDFRKVGDGHGPVGVAFNGVKYDPPAPIHAIIKAHTIAPFDHSGGHVNPHAGYHYHAATGNTKEIEQPDGHAPMIGYALDGFGIYAHLDQDGKEPVDLDECSGHYDDVRGYHYHASPAGDNQIIAAFRGIAGSANVVKPE
- a CDS encoding zinc-dependent alcohol dehydrogenase family protein, whose protein sequence is MKAMLIKTYGEDAKFEAVEVDKPEVKSGHVLVKIAASSVNTVDTMIRKMGEDLPLSPEAPAILGMDFAGTIEAVGEDVTDFSAGDEVYGCAGGLADLPGTLAEYIAADAKLIARKPKNLSMAETAALPLVAITAYEGLTRAGIKKGQKVLVHGGSGGVGHIAVQLAKYWGADVYSTGGGDSQLALIEKLGATGINYKSESVEDYVAKHTDGSGFDIVYDSVGGENLTKSFEASALNGNVATTVSMCELDLTPAHFKGLSLHVVFMLIPMLHDFKREQHGEILTKLAEIIEAGELKPVLDEKLFSLEEASAAHARLESGKGMGKVVIEN
- a CDS encoding carbohydrate kinase family protein, whose protein sequence is MLVVAGETIVDLIEVSDRKGQFQAFTGGGPYNVAKGAAKMEVKTGYLSPVSTDSFGDDFVAEMEELNVIALSPRSNAPSGLAIVKKDATGHPSYSFYRERTADRDIDLQRVKAAMPSAAKAFYIGGLAIAHGQDADIWAEFLNDVACPVFVDPNIRPTFIKDRESFLQRLAKIYDASRIVKLSDEDIEWIAPEVHPHDYLVEVMDKHDVALGLLTMGAKGAHAITKSGGDVFVAAPVVETVDTVGAGDCFSAASLASLLCKNSIDSIPTNEVLAEVLNYAVTAAAINCMRSGANAPTHAEITHALSTSSFTP